In Camelus bactrianus isolate YW-2024 breed Bactrian camel chromosome 10, ASM4877302v1, whole genome shotgun sequence, a genomic segment contains:
- the MPEG1 gene encoding macrophage-expressed gene 1 protein, whose amino-acid sequence MNRFRGAVLLWAVAAWAKMDMPLEVTDEAGFQKCKNALKLPVLGVLPGGGWDNLRNVDMGRVMGLTYTHCRTTEDGQYIIPDEIFTIPQKQSNLEMNSKILESWVNYQSSTSYSINSELSLFSKVSGKFSPEFQRMKTLQVKDQAVTTQVQVRNLVYTVKINPDAELSLGFKKELMDISDCLENNQTRMATYLAELLVLNYGTHVITSVDAGAALIQEDHIRSSFLQDSQSSHSAVTASAGITFLNIVNFKFEENYTSQNAFTKNYLSNRTNSRVQSIGGLPFYPGITLQTWQQGITNHLVAVDRAGLPLYFFINPDMLPHLPGPLVRKLSKTVETAVRRYYAFNTYPGCTDLNSPNFNFQANTDDGSCEGKMTNFSFGGVYQECTQLSGNEVVSLCQNLEQKNPLTGDFSCPSGYSPIQLLSQIHEEGYNHLECPRKCTFLIFCKTVCEDVFQVAKAEFRAFWCVARGQVAENSGLLFGGLYSGKSINPLTNAQSCPAGYFPLRLFENLKVCASQDYEIGYRFSVPFGGFFSCTVGNPLVDSAVTGDLRAPSLKKCPGGFSQHLALISDGCQVSYCIKAGLFTGGSLPPARLPPYCRPPLMSQVATNTVIVTNSETARSWIKDSQTHLWRLGEPLELRRAMKTIHGDGSGLSGGAAAGITLGVMAILVAVMVLAIFGIRKYRKRGYLTLQDERQSFVPGTTVAGDTCDQEQEQSPA is encoded by the coding sequence ATGAACCGCTTCAGGGGTGCTGTCCTTCTCTGGGCAGTGGCAGCATGGGCGAAAATGGACATGCCTCTGGAAGTGACAGATGAGGCTGGCTTTCAAAAATGCAAGAATGCCTTAAAACTACCTGTTCTGGGAGTCTTACCTGGAGGCGGCTGGGATAATCTGCGGAATGTGGACATGGGACGGGTGATGGGCTTGACCTACACTCACTGCCGGACCACAGAAGACGGACAGTACATCATCCCGGATGAAATCTTTaccattccccagaagcagagcAACCTGGAGATGAACTCAAAAATCCTGGAGTCCTGGGTGAATTACCAGAGCAGCACCTCCTACTCCATCAACTCGGAGCTGTCTCTTTTTTCCAAAGTCAGCGGCAAGTTCTCCCCTGAGTTCCAGAGGATGAAGACCCTTCAGGTGAAGGACCAAGCTGTAACTACCCAGGTTCAAGTAAGAAACCTGGTCTACACAGTCAAAATCAACCCAGATGCAGAACTAAGCTTGGGATTTAAGAAGGAGCTCATGGACATTTCTGATTGTCTGGAGAACAACCAGACGCGGATGGCCACCTACCTGGCAGAACTCCTGGTCCTCAACTATGGTACCCATGTCATCACTAGCGTGGATGCCGGAGCTGCTCTCATCCAAGAGGACCACATCAGATCCTCCTTCCTCCAGGACAGCCAGAGCAGCCACAGTGCTGTGACCGCATCTGCGGGAATCACCTTCCTAAACATTGTGAACTTCAAATTTGAGGAGAACTACACCTCGCAGAATGCCTTCACCAAGAACTACCTCTCAAACAGGACCAACTCCAGGGTGCAAAGCATCGGAGGGCTTCCCTTTTACCCAGGCATCACCCTCCAGACCTGGCAGCAGGGCATCACCAACCACCTGGTGGCCGTAGACCGCGCCGGCCTGCCTCTGTATTTCTTCATCAACCCTGACATGCTGCCTCACTTGCCGGGGCCCTTGGTGAGAAAGTTGTCTAAGACGGTGGAAACTGCTGTGAGACGCTATTATGCatttaacacttaccctggttGCACGGATCTCAACTCGCCCAACTTCAATTTCCAGGCTAACACTGATGATGGCTCTTGCGAGGGGAAAATGACCAATTTCTCCTTTGGCGGAGTTTATCAGGAATGCACTCAGCTCTCAGGGAATGAGGTTGTCTCACTCTGCCAAAACTTGGAGCAGAAGAATCCACTCACGGGCGATTTCTCCTGCCCCTCCGGCTACTCCCCAATCCAACTGCTATCCCAGATCCACGAGGAGGGTTATAACCATCTGGAGTGTCCACGGAAGTGCACCTTCCTCATCTTCTGCAAGACGGTGTGTGAAGATGTGTTCCAAGTGGCGAAGGCTGAATTTAGGGCGTTTTGGTGTGTGGCCAGAGGCCAAGTAGCAGAAAACTCAGGACTACTTTTTGGGGGCCTCTATAGTGGGAAGAGCATAAACCCTTTGACCAATGCACAGTCCTGCCCGGCTGGCTATTTTCCATTGAGACTTTTTGAAAACCTCAAGGTATGTGCTTCTCAGGACTATGAGATTGGATACAGGTTTTCAGTCCCCTTTGGTGGGTTCTTTAGCTGTACCGTTGGGAATCCCTTGGTGGATTCTGCTGTAACTGGAGATTTACGGGCACCTTCCTTAAAAAAATGTCCCGGGGGTTTCAGTCAGCACCTAGCCCTCATCAGCGATGGATGCCAAGTGTCTTACTGCATCAAGGCCGGGCTTTTTACGGGAGGGTCTCTGCCCCCTGCCAGGCTCCCACCTTACTGCCGGCCACCCCTCATGAGTCAGGTGGCCACCAACACGGTCATAGTGACCAATAGTGAGACTGCGAGATCCTGGATTAAAGATTCTCAGACCCACCTGTGGAGGCTGGGAGAGCCGCTCGAGCTTCGCAGGGCCATGAAGACCATCCACGGGGATGGCAGTGGCCTGTCAGGAGGAGCAGCAGCCGGGATCACCCTGGGGGTCATGGCCATCCTGGTAGCTGTCATGGTCCTGGCCATTTTTGGCATCCGGAAGTACAGGAAGAGGGGCTACCTCACTTTGCAGGATGAGAGGCAGAGTTTTGTCCCAGGCACCACAGTGGCTGGAGACACCTGTGACCAAGAGCAGGAGCAGAGCCCAGCCTAG